In a single window of the Bradyrhizobium sp. ORS 285 genome:
- the recO gene encoding DNA repair protein RecO, with protein sequence MEWTDDGIVLGIRRHGESSAVVELLTREHGRHLGLVRGASGKRMRPVLQPGNTVRAIWRARLDEHLGMYTIDGLTLRAADLMSASHGAYGVTHLASLARLLPERDPHEDMYFRLEHALDDFADAGGAAAHIVRFELAILTELGFGLDLESCAATGETTDLIYVSPKSGGAVSRSAGAPWADRLLPLPQFLRESDEDHGWSDQDLLDGFRLTGLFLLRHVLEPRGQVHSDAREGFINAMTRARGRLARSAE encoded by the coding sequence ATGGAATGGACCGATGACGGCATCGTGCTCGGCATCCGGCGTCACGGCGAATCCTCCGCCGTCGTCGAGTTGCTGACGCGTGAGCATGGCCGGCATCTCGGCCTCGTCCGCGGGGCCAGCGGCAAGCGGATGCGGCCGGTGCTGCAGCCGGGCAACACGGTACGCGCGATCTGGCGAGCGCGGCTCGACGAGCACCTCGGCATGTACACGATCGATGGCTTGACCTTGCGGGCGGCCGATTTGATGTCGGCTTCCCACGGCGCCTATGGGGTCACGCATCTGGCGTCGCTGGCGCGGCTGTTGCCGGAGCGGGATCCGCACGAGGACATGTATTTCAGGCTCGAACATGCGCTCGATGATTTCGCCGATGCCGGCGGCGCCGCCGCCCATATCGTGCGCTTCGAGCTCGCAATCCTCACCGAACTCGGCTTCGGCCTCGATCTCGAATCCTGTGCCGCGACAGGCGAGACCACCGATCTGATCTATGTCTCGCCGAAATCCGGCGGCGCGGTGTCGCGCAGCGCCGGGGCCCCTTGGGCCGACCGGTTGCTGCCGTTGCCGCAATTCCTGCGCGAGAGCGACGAGGACCATGGCTGGTCCGATCAGGATCTCCTCGACGGTTTCCGCCTGACCGGCCTGTTCCTGCTGCGCCACGTCCTGGAGCCGCGTGGGCAGGTCCACTCCGATGCGCGCGAGGGCTTCATCAACGCGATGACGCGCGCCCGGGGCCGCCTCGCGCGGTCGGCGGAGTGA
- the era gene encoding GTPase Era: MTAEQQAGPATATRCGFVALIGAPNVGKSTLVNALVGSKVTIVSRKVQTTRALIRGIVIEGQSQIILVDTPGIFSPKRRLDRAMVTTAWSGAHDADLVCVLLDAKKGIDDEAQAIIDKAASVAHEKILVVNKVDLVPREKLLALVAAANEKLSFARTFMISAISGDGVDDLRRALAEMVPPGPFHYPEDQMSDAPMRHLAAEITREKIYSHLHQELPYQSTVETDSWTERKDGSIRIEQTIFVERDSQRKIVLGKGGATIKSIGAQSRKEIAEITGVPVHLFLFVKVRENWGDDPDRYREMGLEFPRE, encoded by the coding sequence ATGACGGCTGAACAACAGGCCGGGCCGGCGACCGCGACCCGATGCGGTTTCGTCGCGCTGATCGGCGCCCCCAATGTCGGCAAGTCGACCCTCGTCAATGCGCTGGTCGGCTCCAAGGTCACCATCGTCTCACGCAAGGTGCAGACGACGCGCGCCCTGATCCGCGGCATCGTGATCGAAGGCCAATCGCAGATCATCCTTGTCGACACGCCCGGCATCTTCTCGCCGAAGCGAAGGCTCGACCGCGCGATGGTCACGACCGCCTGGAGCGGCGCGCATGACGCCGATCTCGTCTGCGTGCTGCTCGACGCCAAGAAGGGCATCGACGACGAGGCGCAGGCGATCATCGACAAGGCGGCTTCGGTTGCGCACGAGAAGATCCTGGTCGTCAACAAGGTCGACCTGGTGCCGCGCGAAAAGCTGCTGGCGCTGGTCGCGGCCGCCAATGAGAAGCTGTCCTTCGCGCGCACCTTCATGATCTCGGCGATCTCGGGCGACGGCGTCGACGATCTCCGGCGCGCACTGGCGGAGATGGTCCCGCCGGGACCGTTCCACTACCCCGAAGACCAGATGTCCGACGCGCCGATGCGCCACCTCGCGGCCGAGATCACCCGCGAGAAGATCTATTCGCATCTGCATCAGGAGCTGCCGTACCAGTCCACGGTCGAGACCGACAGCTGGACCGAGCGCAAGGACGGCTCGATCCGCATCGAGCAGACGATCTTCGTGGAGCGTGACAGCCAGCGCAAGATCGTGCTCGGCAAGGGCGGCGCGACCATCAAGTCGATCGGCGCCCAGTCGCGCAAGGAGATCGCCGAGATCACCGGCGTGCCGGTGCACCTGTTCCTGTTCGTGAAGGTGCGTGAGAACTGGGGCGACGATCCCGACCGCTATCGGGAGATGGGGCTCGAGTTCCCCAGGGAATGA
- the rnc gene encoding ribonuclease III, giving the protein MIDDSHDIRTTQAAAASPQAGATALEAAPKAAPRPKPEVKAEPKNETKTETKTETKSEAKAETKSEAKPDAKIEAKPDTRPSSADASGTVAEQGPEIAAPDAGTDSHEKPGKAKGSRRTKSAGSGATKSAKVAEKAANAAIEARIGHRFADPSLLSTAFTHVSALKSSKKRGDSYQRLEFLGDHVLGLIVSDMLYRSFPSADEGELSKRLADLVRKESCADVAKSLGLLDDIKLGAVGAGAGARLRKSVLGDVCEAVIGAIFLDGGYTAASGFVERNWTERMHKPRRPLRDPKTVLQEWAQGKGLPTPVYREVERTGPHHDPQFRVAVDLPGLEPAEGVGGSKRAAEKVAASVMIEREGVSGGSNDG; this is encoded by the coding sequence ATGATCGACGACTCACACGATATCAGGACCACGCAGGCCGCCGCGGCGAGCCCGCAAGCCGGCGCGACCGCCCTCGAGGCCGCGCCGAAGGCGGCGCCGCGCCCGAAGCCTGAGGTGAAGGCCGAGCCCAAGAACGAGACCAAGACCGAGACAAAGACCGAGACTAAGAGCGAGGCGAAGGCCGAGACTAAGAGCGAAGCCAAACCTGACGCCAAGATCGAGGCGAAGCCGGACACCAGGCCGAGCAGTGCCGACGCGAGCGGGACGGTTGCGGAGCAGGGACCGGAGATCGCCGCGCCCGACGCCGGTACCGACTCCCATGAGAAGCCAGGCAAGGCCAAGGGCAGCCGTCGCACCAAGAGCGCCGGGAGCGGCGCTACGAAGAGCGCCAAGGTCGCTGAGAAGGCGGCCAACGCCGCCATCGAGGCCCGCATCGGCCATCGCTTTGCCGATCCGTCGCTGCTCAGCACCGCCTTCACCCATGTCTCGGCGCTGAAATCCTCCAAGAAGCGCGGCGACAGCTATCAGCGGCTCGAGTTCCTCGGCGACCACGTGCTCGGCCTGATCGTCTCCGACATGCTGTATCGCTCGTTTCCGAGCGCCGACGAGGGCGAATTGTCGAAGCGCCTGGCCGACCTCGTGCGCAAGGAGAGCTGCGCCGACGTGGCCAAGTCGCTCGGCCTGCTCGACGACATCAAGCTCGGCGCGGTCGGTGCCGGTGCCGGCGCGCGGCTGCGCAAATCGGTACTGGGTGACGTCTGCGAGGCGGTGATCGGCGCGATCTTCCTCGATGGCGGCTACACCGCCGCCTCCGGCTTCGTCGAGCGCAACTGGACCGAGCGCATGCACAAGCCGCGGCGTCCGCTACGCGATCCCAAAACCGTGTTGCAGGAATGGGCGCAGGGCAAGGGCCTGCCGACGCCGGTCTATCGCGAGGTCGAGCGCACCGGTCCGCATCACGATCCGCAATTCCGCGTCGCTGTCGATCTCCCCGGCCTGGAGCCGGCCGAAGGCGTTGGCGGCTCGAAGCGCGCGGCAGAGAAGGTGGCAGCATCCGTCATGATCGAGCGCGAAGGCGTCAGCGGCGGCAGCAATGACGGCTGA
- the lepB gene encoding signal peptidase I has translation MSVTSGTKTESGLGETVRVVVHALLIALVIRTFLFQPFNIPSGSMKATLLVGDYLFVSKYSYGYSHFSIPQSPNIFSGRIFGSEPRRGDIVVFRLPKDTEIDYIKRVIGLPGDRIQMRDGLLYINDTPVQRERLSDFVGEDPCGTADSIARVKRWKETLPNGVSYESLDCFDHGPYDNTDVYTVPPGNFFMMGDNRDNSTDSRVPTAVGYVPFENIIGRAQMIFFSIREGEHAWAFWRWPMSIRWERLFKIVR, from the coding sequence ATGAGCGTGACCTCCGGAACCAAGACTGAGAGCGGCCTCGGTGAAACCGTTCGTGTCGTCGTTCATGCCCTCCTGATCGCGCTGGTGATCCGCACCTTTCTGTTCCAGCCCTTCAACATCCCCTCGGGCTCCATGAAGGCGACGCTGCTGGTCGGCGACTATCTGTTCGTCTCGAAATATTCCTATGGCTACAGCCATTTCTCGATCCCGCAGTCGCCCAACATCTTCTCGGGGCGCATCTTCGGCTCGGAGCCGCGGCGCGGTGACATCGTGGTGTTCCGGCTGCCGAAGGACACCGAGATCGACTACATCAAGCGCGTGATCGGCCTGCCCGGCGACCGCATCCAGATGCGGGATGGCCTGCTGTACATCAACGACACGCCGGTCCAGCGCGAACGGCTGTCCGATTTCGTCGGCGAGGATCCCTGCGGCACGGCCGACTCCATTGCCCGCGTGAAGCGCTGGAAGGAGACGCTGCCGAACGGCGTCAGCTACGAGAGCTTGGATTGCTTCGACCACGGACCTTACGATAATACTGACGTATACACTGTGCCGCCCGGCAATTTCTTCATGATGGGCGACAACCGGGACAACTCCACTGACAGCCGGGTGCCGACGGCGGTCGGCTACGTCCCGTTCGAAAACATCATCGGCCGCGCCCAGATGATCTTCTTCTCGATTCGGGAAGGCGAGCATGCCTGGGCGTTCTGGCGCTGGCCGATGTCCATCCGTTGGGAACGTCTGTTCAAAATCGTGCGATGA
- the acpS gene encoding holo-ACP synthase gives MIIGIGSDLIDIRRVGEVIERHGERFLNRIFTPAERAKAERRAKNEKMVIATYAKRFAAKEACSKALGTGIRQGVWWRDMGVVNLPGGRPTMQLTGGAAERLKALTPAGHEARIDLSITDDWPLAQAFVIISAERSEPA, from the coding sequence ATGATCATCGGCATCGGCTCCGACCTGATCGACATCCGCCGCGTCGGCGAGGTGATCGAGCGCCATGGCGAGCGCTTCCTGAACCGGATCTTCACCCCGGCCGAGCGCGCCAAGGCCGAGCGGCGGGCCAAGAACGAGAAGATGGTCATCGCCACCTATGCCAAGCGCTTCGCCGCCAAGGAGGCGTGCTCCAAGGCGCTCGGGACGGGCATCCGGCAGGGCGTGTGGTGGCGGGACATGGGGGTGGTCAACCTGCCGGGTGGCCGGCCGACGATGCAACTCACGGGAGGTGCCGCCGAGCGGCTGAAGGCGCTGACGCCTGCGGGGCACGAGGCCCGGATCGACCTGTCGATCACGGACGACTGGCCGCTGGCGCAGGCCTTCGTCATCATCTCGGCGGAGCGAAGCGAGCCGGCCTGA
- a CDS encoding pyridoxine 5'-phosphate synthase: MSHPPKLRLGVNVDHIATLRNARGGRLPDPVRAALLAIEAGADGITAHLREDRRHIRDDDMARLKAEISKPLNFEMAATEEMVRIALATRPHACCLVPERREELTTEGGLDVVGQHNALAPAIARLSEAGIRVSLFIAADPAQIEMAARLRAPVIEIHTGGWCDAITDGHHDKAEAEWQRIVAGARQAYAAGLEVHAGHGLDYATAEQIATLPEIRELNIGYFMMGEALFVGLAETVRSMRAAMDRGRARAGV, translated from the coding sequence ATGTCCCATCCCCCGAAGCTGCGCCTCGGCGTCAATGTCGATCACATCGCCACGTTGCGGAATGCGCGGGGCGGCCGCTTGCCGGATCCGGTGCGGGCGGCCCTGTTGGCGATCGAGGCCGGCGCCGACGGCATCACCGCGCATCTGCGCGAGGACCGGCGGCACATCCGCGACGACGACATGGCCAGGCTCAAGGCCGAGATCTCCAAGCCCCTGAACTTCGAGATGGCGGCCACCGAGGAGATGGTGCGGATCGCGCTCGCGACCCGGCCGCATGCCTGCTGCCTGGTGCCGGAGCGGCGCGAGGAGCTGACCACCGAGGGCGGTCTCGACGTCGTTGGCCAGCACAACGCGCTGGCGCCTGCGATCGCGAGGCTCAGCGAGGCCGGCATCCGCGTCTCGCTGTTCATTGCCGCCGATCCGGCGCAGATCGAGATGGCGGCACGGCTGCGCGCGCCGGTGATCGAGATCCACACCGGCGGCTGGTGCGACGCCATCACCGACGGCCATCACGACAAGGCGGAGGCCGAATGGCAGCGCATCGTGGCCGGCGCCCGGCAGGCCTATGCGGCCGGGCTCGAGGTCCATGCCGGCCACGGTCTCGATTATGCGACCGCCGAGCAGATAGCGACCTTGCCGGAAATCCGCGAGCTCAACATCGGCTACTTCATGATGGGCGAGGCGCTGTTCGTGGGCCTTGCCGAGACGGTGCGGAGCATGCGTGCGGCGATGGATCGGGGCCGCGCCCGGGCCGGCGTGTAG
- a CDS encoding bifunctional (p)ppGpp synthetase/guanosine-3',5'-bis(diphosphate) 3'-pyrophosphohydrolase — MVVPGHTPQQMQAAADQAAVAPPPPAERPRSQKPRSRMMRQYDLVERVRSYNPDTNEDLLNRAYVYAMKAHGSQTRASGDPYFTHPLEVAAILTDLKLDDATIVAALLHDTIEDTEATRAEIDRFFGPEIGALVEGLTKLKRLELVSREAKQAENLRKLLLAIADDVRVLLVKLADRLHNMRTLEFVPEASRRRIAEETLDIYAPLAGRMGMQEMREELEDLSFRTLDPQAYSVVMQRLDALADRNRNLIGEIESQLARKFRDHGLTARVFGRRKRPFSIWTKMERKSIGFEQLSDIFGFRVIMPDLESCYRALGIVHTTWPVVPGRFKDYISTPKQNDYRSIHTTVIGPGKQRVELQIRTEDMDQIAELGIAAHAFYKDDIGSPTELLKRESNAFAWLRHTIGILSESANPEEFLEHTKLELFHDQVFCFTPKGKLIALPRHANVIDFAYAVHTDVGNSAVGCKINGKFAALSSELQNGDEVEVLTSDAQSAPPSAWETLAITGKARAAIRRATRTAVRDQYAGLGRRIVERLFERTKLEYADDKLKGALPRLARASVEDVMAAVGRGEIKASDVARAMYPDYKEERVVRYGAKKTAAPAGAAKAATSPAAEPHRGPFAIPISGLNSGLPVKFAPNGGAVPGDRIVGIVTPGEGITIYPIQSPALKDFEEEPERWLDVRWDVDETSPQRFPARIRVENVNEPGSLAQVATVIAEHDGNIDNISMSRRSPDFTELTIDLEVYDLKHLSAIINQLRAKTIVARVDRVNG, encoded by the coding sequence ATGGTGGTTCCGGGCCACACTCCACAGCAGATGCAGGCAGCGGCCGATCAGGCCGCGGTGGCGCCTCCGCCGCCGGCTGAACGGCCGCGCTCGCAGAAGCCGCGCTCGCGCATGATGCGCCAGTATGACCTCGTCGAGCGGGTCCGCTCCTACAATCCGGATACTAACGAGGATCTCCTCAACCGGGCGTATGTGTACGCGATGAAGGCGCACGGCTCGCAGACCCGTGCCTCCGGCGATCCATATTTCACCCATCCGCTCGAGGTCGCGGCCATTTTGACCGACCTGAAGCTGGACGACGCGACCATCGTCGCGGCGCTGCTGCACGACACGATCGAGGACACCGAGGCGACCCGTGCCGAGATCGACCGCTTCTTCGGGCCGGAGATCGGTGCGCTGGTCGAGGGCCTCACCAAGCTGAAGCGCCTCGAGCTGGTCTCGCGCGAGGCCAAGCAGGCCGAGAACCTGCGCAAGCTGTTGCTGGCGATTGCCGATGACGTCCGTGTGTTGCTGGTCAAGCTCGCGGATCGGTTGCACAACATGCGCACGCTCGAATTCGTGCCGGAGGCCTCGCGCCGCCGTATCGCCGAGGAGACGCTCGACATCTATGCGCCCCTTGCCGGGCGCATGGGCATGCAGGAGATGCGCGAGGAGCTCGAGGATCTCTCGTTCCGCACGCTCGACCCGCAGGCCTACAGCGTGGTCATGCAGCGGCTCGATGCGCTGGCGGATCGCAATCGCAACCTGATCGGCGAGATCGAGAGCCAGCTGGCGCGCAAGTTTCGCGACCATGGCCTGACCGCGCGCGTGTTCGGCCGCCGCAAGCGGCCCTTCTCGATCTGGACCAAGATGGAGCGCAAATCCATCGGCTTCGAGCAATTGTCCGACATCTTCGGCTTCCGCGTGATCATGCCGGATCTCGAATCCTGCTATCGCGCGCTCGGCATCGTGCATACGACCTGGCCGGTCGTGCCGGGCCGCTTCAAGGACTACATCTCGACGCCGAAGCAGAACGACTATCGCTCGATACACACAACTGTGATCGGTCCTGGCAAGCAGCGCGTCGAACTGCAGATCCGCACCGAGGACATGGACCAGATCGCCGAGCTCGGCATCGCCGCCCACGCTTTCTACAAGGACGACATCGGCTCGCCGACCGAGCTGCTCAAGCGCGAATCCAACGCATTCGCATGGCTGCGTCACACCATTGGCATTCTCTCGGAGAGCGCCAATCCGGAGGAATTCCTCGAGCATACCAAGCTCGAGCTGTTTCACGATCAGGTGTTCTGCTTCACGCCGAAGGGAAAGCTGATCGCGCTGCCGCGCCACGCAAATGTGATCGACTTCGCCTACGCCGTCCACACCGACGTCGGCAACAGCGCGGTCGGCTGCAAGATCAACGGCAAGTTCGCAGCGCTGTCCTCGGAGCTGCAGAACGGCGACGAGGTCGAGGTGCTGACCTCGGATGCGCAATCGGCGCCGCCCTCGGCCTGGGAGACGCTCGCGATCACCGGCAAGGCGCGGGCGGCGATTCGGCGCGCCACGCGCACCGCCGTGCGCGATCAATATGCCGGGCTCGGCCGGCGCATCGTCGAACGCCTGTTCGAGCGAACCAAGCTCGAATATGCCGACGACAAGCTCAAGGGCGCGCTGCCGCGCCTGGCGCGCGCCTCGGTCGAGGACGTGATGGCCGCGGTCGGCCGCGGCGAGATCAAGGCGTCCGACGTCGCGCGCGCGATGTATCCGGACTACAAGGAAGAGCGCGTCGTGCGCTACGGCGCCAAGAAGACGGCTGCGCCGGCAGGCGCGGCAAAGGCGGCAACGTCGCCGGCGGCCGAGCCGCACCGCGGCCCGTTCGCGATTCCGATCAGCGGGCTCAATTCCGGCCTGCCGGTGAAGTTCGCGCCCAATGGCGGCGCGGTGCCGGGCGACCGCATCGTCGGCATCGTCACGCCGGGCGAGGGGATCACGATCTATCCGATCCAGTCGCCGGCGCTGAAGGATTTCGAGGAGGAGCCCGAGCGCTGGCTCGACGTGCGCTGGGACGTCGACGAGACCTCGCCGCAACGCTTCCCCGCGCGCATCCGCGTCGAGAACGTCAACGAGCCCGGCAGTCTCGCGCAGGTCGCGACCGTCATCGCCGAGCATGACGGCAACATCGACAATATCAGCATGAGCCGGCGCTCGCCTGACTTCACCGAGCTCACGATCGACCTCGAGGTCTACGATCTCAAGCATCTCTCGGCGATCATCAACCAGCTGCGCGCCAAGACCATCGTGGCGCGGGTCGACCGGGTGAATGGCTAA
- the rpoZ gene encoding DNA-directed RNA polymerase subunit omega — protein MARVTVEDCIDKVDNRFDLVLLAAHRARMISSGSQLTIDRDNDKNPVVALREIADSTISPEDLKEELVHSLQKFVEVDEPEPDTVPLIGSAGASVDADDTEVAVERMTEEELLKGLEGLAPPEEQPEEDE, from the coding sequence ATGGCGCGCGTCACTGTGGAAGATTGTATCGATAAGGTCGACAACCGGTTCGACCTGGTCCTCCTGGCCGCGCATCGCGCGCGCATGATCTCGTCGGGATCACAACTTACAATTGACAGAGATAATGACAAGAATCCCGTTGTGGCACTCCGGGAGATTGCGGATTCGACCATCTCTCCCGAGGATCTGAAGGAAGAACTGGTGCATTCGCTGCAGAAGTTCGTCGAGGTCGACGAGCCGGAGCCGGACACGGTGCCGCTGATCGGCTCGGCCGGTGCCAGCGTCGATGCCGACGACACCGAGGTCGCGGTCGAGCGCATGACCGAGGAAGAACTGCTGAAGGGCCTCGAGGGCCTCGCTCCTCCGGAGGAGCAGCCGGAAGAGGACGAGTGA
- a CDS encoding NYN domain-containing protein: MSSSTNKIALFIDGANLYATAKTLGFDIDYKRLLKEFQSRGTLLRAFYYTAIIEDQEYSSIRPLIDWLDYNGYTVVTKATKEFIDASGRRKVKGNMDIELAVDAMELAEHIDQMVLFSGDGDFRSLVEAMQRRGVRVTVISTISSQPPMIADELRRQADVFTDLVELQSKLGRDPSERPAPREPRHHSPQFLQRSTAPAARTPTPSTTSTSPDDDFED; this comes from the coding sequence ATGTCATCTTCGACCAACAAAATTGCGCTCTTCATTGACGGCGCCAACCTATACGCGACAGCCAAGACTCTCGGCTTCGACATCGACTACAAGCGCCTGCTCAAGGAATTTCAGAGCCGCGGCACGCTGCTGCGTGCATTCTACTACACGGCGATCATCGAGGATCAGGAGTACTCGTCGATTCGCCCGCTGATCGACTGGCTCGACTACAACGGCTACACCGTCGTCACCAAGGCGACCAAGGAATTCATCGACGCCAGCGGCCGCCGCAAGGTCAAGGGCAACATGGACATCGAGCTCGCCGTCGACGCCATGGAGCTCGCCGAGCACATCGACCAGATGGTGCTGTTCTCGGGCGACGGCGACTTCCGCTCGCTGGTCGAAGCGATGCAGCGCCGCGGCGTTCGCGTCACCGTGATCTCGACGATCTCGAGCCAGCCGCCGATGATCGCCGACGAGCTGCGCCGCCAAGCCGACGTCTTCACCGACCTCGTCGAGCTGCAGTCGAAGCTCGGCCGCGATCCGTCCGAACGCCCTGCCCCGCGCGAGCCGCGTCACCATTCGCCGCAGTTCCTGCAGCGCTCGACCGCGCCGGCCGCTCGGACTCCCACGCCCTCCACCACGTCCACGTCCCCCGATGACGACTTCGAGGACTAG
- a CDS encoding uracil-DNA glycosylase yields the protein MTTSRTRTVARGARKTDSASPPSAAHPTDPDRDCPLCPRLVDFRNTQRAREPSWFNAPVPSFGDANARLLIVGLAPGLQGANRTGRPFTGDYAGELLYGTLLHYGFAKGRFEARPDDGLTLVDCRISNAVRCVPPQNKPLPAEINQCRSFLGASIAAMPRLRSIVALGRISHDTMLKLLGLRAVAAPFAHGAVHQAGGIRLYDSYHCSRYNTNTGVLTTEMFHAVFARVKAELD from the coding sequence ATGACGACTTCGAGGACTAGAACGGTCGCGCGCGGCGCCCGGAAGACCGATTCGGCCTCACCTCCCTCAGCAGCACATCCGACCGATCCCGATCGCGACTGTCCGCTGTGTCCCCGTCTGGTTGATTTCCGCAACACGCAGCGGGCGCGCGAACCATCCTGGTTCAACGCGCCCGTTCCGTCGTTCGGGGATGCAAACGCGCGCCTCCTGATCGTCGGCCTGGCGCCGGGACTGCAGGGCGCCAATCGCACCGGCCGCCCCTTCACCGGCGATTACGCCGGCGAGCTGCTCTATGGGACACTGCTGCATTACGGCTTTGCAAAAGGCCGCTTCGAGGCGCGCCCGGACGACGGGTTGACGCTGGTCGATTGCCGCATCAGCAACGCGGTGCGTTGCGTGCCGCCGCAGAACAAGCCGCTGCCGGCCGAGATCAACCAGTGCCGCAGCTTCCTCGGCGCCAGCATCGCCGCGATGCCCCGCCTGCGCAGCATCGTCGCGCTCGGCCGCATCTCGCATGACACGATGCTGAAGCTGCTCGGCCTGCGCGCCGTCGCCGCCCCCTTCGCCCACGGCGCCGTGCATCAGGCCGGCGGCATCAGGCTGTACGACAGCTATCACTGCTCGCGCTACAACACGAACACCGGCGTGCTGACGACCGAGATGTTCCACGCCGTGTTCGCGCGCGTGAAGGCGGAGCTGGATTAG
- a CDS encoding peroxiredoxin, which produces MNQKNLLDVDWSVIPAPTDDGAADHLAGMTLPSIGLRATNDTLVTLSELPGRTVVFAYPRTGEPGKVSLVEDWDMIPGARGCTPQTCSFRDLFGELKAAGAAHVFGLSTQSNAYQTEMASRLHLPFPVLSDEKLELTQALRLPTMEIAGLTLIKRLALIVDDARITHVFYPVFPPDRNAGDVLAWLKDKPLATT; this is translated from the coding sequence ATGAACCAGAAGAACCTGTTGGACGTCGATTGGAGCGTCATCCCGGCGCCGACCGATGATGGCGCAGCCGATCATCTGGCCGGCATGACACTTCCGTCGATCGGGCTCCGCGCCACCAACGATACGCTGGTCACACTGTCGGAGCTCCCGGGGCGCACGGTGGTGTTCGCCTATCCGCGCACCGGCGAGCCCGGCAAGGTGTCGCTCGTCGAGGACTGGGACATGATCCCGGGCGCGCGCGGCTGCACGCCGCAGACCTGCAGCTTCCGCGACCTGTTCGGCGAGCTCAAGGCCGCCGGCGCCGCGCATGTCTTCGGCCTGTCGACGCAGAGCAATGCCTATCAGACCGAAATGGCCTCGCGCCTGCATCTGCCGTTCCCGGTGCTCTCCGACGAGAAGCTCGAGCTGACGCAGGCGCTGCGGCTGCCGACGATGGAGATCGCCGGGCTGACCCTCATCAAGCGTCTCGCGCTGATCGTGGACGACGCCCGCATCACCCACGTGTTCTATCCGGTGTTTCCGCCGGACCGGAACGCGGGCGATGTGCTGGCGTGGCTGAAGGACAAACCCCTCGCTACGACATGA
- the smpB gene encoding SsrA-binding protein SmpB → MANNNEPKITVAAENRKARFNYAIEDTIEAGIALTGTEVKSVRSGKSTIAESYADSRDGEIWLINANIPEYLQANRFNHEPKRPRKLLLHRKQINKLMGAVDREGMTLIPLKLYFNERGRAKLLLAIAKGKKLHDKRESEKKRDWGREKGRLLRARG, encoded by the coding sequence GTGGCGAATAACAACGAGCCGAAGATCACAGTCGCCGCCGAGAACCGCAAGGCGCGGTTCAACTACGCGATCGAGGACACCATCGAGGCCGGCATCGCGCTGACCGGGACTGAGGTGAAGTCGGTCCGCAGCGGCAAGTCGACGATCGCGGAATCCTATGCGGATTCCCGCGACGGCGAGATCTGGCTGATCAACGCCAACATTCCCGAATATCTGCAGGCCAACCGCTTCAACCACGAGCCGAAGCGGCCGCGCAAGCTGCTGCTGCATCGCAAGCAGATCAACAAGCTGATGGGCGCGGTCGACCGCGAGGGCATGACGCTGATCCCGCTCAAGCTCTATTTCAACGAGCGCGGCCGCGCCAAGCTGCTACTCGCCATCGCCAAGGGCAAGAAGCTGCACGACAAGCGCGAGAGCGAGAAGAAGCGCGATTGGGGCCGCGAGAAGGGCCGGCTGCTGCGGGCGCGCGGGTAA
- the mscL gene encoding large conductance mechanosensitive channel protein MscL — translation MLKEFREFAMKGNVVDLAVGVIIGAAFGAIVNSLVGDVIMPIIGAITGGLDFSNYFIPLSKAVNATNLADAKKQGAVLAYGSFLTLTLNFFIVAFVLFMIIRGMNKLKRKQEAAPAAPAKPTAEVELLTEIRDLLKKA, via the coding sequence ATGTTGAAGGAATTTCGTGAATTCGCGATGAAGGGCAACGTCGTCGACCTCGCGGTCGGCGTCATCATCGGCGCGGCCTTCGGCGCCATCGTCAACTCGCTGGTCGGTGACGTCATCATGCCGATCATCGGTGCGATCACCGGCGGCCTCGACTTCTCGAACTATTTCATTCCGCTCTCCAAGGCGGTCAACGCAACCAACCTGGCTGACGCCAAGAAGCAGGGCGCGGTTCTGGCCTATGGCAGCTTCCTGACGCTGACGCTGAACTTCTTCATCGTCGCCTTCGTGCTGTTCATGATCATCCGCGGCATGAACAAGCTGAAGCGCAAGCAGGAGGCGGCGCCCGCGGCCCCGGCGAAGCCCACCGCCGAGGTCGAGCTTCTGACCGAAATCAGGGATCTCCTGAAGAAAGCCTGA